GCGGTCCAGTGCCTTCGCGCTGGGAGTTGATGATTCCGAAAATGTCTTTATAGAAGCCGGACAAACCAAGCACATAGTCATTCGACATTACGTAGTTGACGCCGAACTCATATTGGATGGTTTTCTGATAATCGAGGTTCTCGTTTCCGATGATACCAAAGGCGCTTGACGACTGAGTCGCGCGGCGATACATCACGTTCAAATCCGGCAGCTGGTTGAAGTGGCCGTAGTTGAAATAGACTTTGGCTTTGTCGGAGATCGGATAGCTGAAGCCGATACGCGGGCTAAACCGGTTCTGCGAGCCAAGAATGGTCTTGGTCTCAAGCTGGTCGGTGCTCTCGTTCTGCTTCAGTTCGGCTGACTGGATGAAGAAGTCATAGCGCAAGCCGATGTTGGCAATCATGGCGCCGTACTCCATACGATCCTGCAGGAACACCGCACCGGTGATCGGGCTGCGTTCGTAGAAATCACGGAAGACGCCGCGATCCGGCCAAGCGCCGCCATCCGGCGTGCCGTCATACGGGAAATCAGGATACTGCAGTTCGATGTAGCTCAGCTCATTGATATCGAGGTTCAAGCCGGTCTTGACTTCGTGCTCTTTCGAGAACGCCTTGTTGACCTTGAAGTCAGCAGTGTAACGGACGGCAGAACGATCGTGGTAGAGTGACCACTGGTCGGAGCCGTAGTCATAGAAACCGTCGCGACGATCATAGGAGCCATTCTTATTCAGATCCTTGAACGGCTCGCCGGCATCGTAGATGCTGTTCTTGGCATCATAGATTCCGTTGCCATTGAGGTCTTTGAACGGCGTACCCGGAAGCCAAGCATCCTTGGGACCGTCGTATTTGGAGTTACGATTGAGATCTTGATTGACTGCAGGGTCTACCGCCATCACGAAGATATCGATACCGGCATCATAGACGCCATTCAAGTTCACATCGGTAAACGGCTCGCCGAGAACAAGGTCGCCATCGGTGTAAGGTTCGCCAACGTCGATATTGGTGATGTCGGCGCGATTGCGGTCATACACTCCATTGCGATTTGTGTCGATGAGAAGAATGTCGCCGGAGTTCCATTTGCCGTCGCCATTGACATCGACAAACTGCTCGGATTCGTAAAAGTCGACGACACCGTTTCCGTTCCAGTCGGTATAGATGGTATCAACGACGCCTCTTGAGTTAGCGATGCCCTGATGAGCAGATTCGACACCGCGGAATTCCGGATCGATTTCTTGCGGGATTCTCGGCCAGAGACCATCGGCGGTCGTGTATGCATCACCAAAGGTGTAGAAATCTCCGCCCCAAACCCATGAGGTATCACCGTTAGAATTGACGAACGGCTCAGGGGAATCGAAGACGCCATTGTTATTGCGGTCAAGATAAGCTTCGTAGTCGCTGAACTGGATGAAATCACCAGGAGTCTTACCTTCGCCCGGACGATTCGGATCACCGGGCATTTCAGTGTAGTTACGATTATAGCGAGACAGCGTAATCGTGTAGAAGGTTGACTTGTCGATCTGGTGGGTCAACTGCGCGGAATAAGTTGCCGACTCTTCATTAACGACCGGCGCATAGGACGGGACGTTGATGTGGGTCCAGGCAAACGTGGTGTTGTTATCCCACGAACCACGGAAGCGCAAATTCAAACGAATATTGGCGCTAGCTTCATAGCGAACGTTGACCTGGGCTTCATACGAATTCTGCATTCTATCTTCCAAGTCGAACAGACCAAGGATCGAGCGAGTCTTGAATCCACGCTGAGTAGTCGGCGTGAAGTAATCCTTGTAGCTGATGTAACCGTCAGTTTTTTCAGCAGCTGCTTGAATAGAATAGAACACCTTGTCGGCAAACCAATTGATGCCCAGCTTTGGAAGCAGGCGATTGGCAAGAATTGGATCGGGGCCGGAAAGATTGAATTCGCCGCGATCGTAGTTGTTGGAGTTCTTATTCAGGATGCTGGTTCCGAAGTCATCGGTGAAGTATTCGAATTCGGCCTTGGTAACATCCGAACCGGCCTTGGTGGTGATGTTAACGATACCGGAGGTAGCGTTGCCGTACTCGGCATCGAAACCGCCCTTGATGATCTGAAGATCTTCAACGACGTTGTTCGAGATATTCATGGCCTGGTCAACAGCGCCACGGCCACCCAACGGATCTTTAACAGCGACACCGTCAACGACGTAGGTGACTTCGTTGGAACGGCCGCCACGGAAGTGGATTTCGCCGAAACGCTCGACAACACCGACCTGCGCTTTGAGCAGTTCGGATACGGTCGCTACCGGCATGTTCTTAATGCTCTCCGCCGTGATCTGGCGAAGGTTGGCAGTTTCGGTCACGCGAAGCAGGTCGCGATCGGCAGTGACGATCTGAGCTTCTGTTTCGACAATGGACTCTTCCATTGCGAAGTCTACAGGAATCGTCGCATCGACGCGAATTTCGACTTTCTCAGTACGCACCGAAATCCAGCCGGTGAGGGTAGCGGTGATCGAGTACATTCCCGGGGGAACGTTAATGATCAAGTATTCGCCGTTAGGATCGGCCTGGGCACCCATGGTGGTACCGTCGATCTGAACCACAGCAAACGGCACGGGTTCTTTGGTCTTCTTGTTAGTGATCTTGCCTTTAACTCTACCAGTCGAGCCGGCGAAAACGCTGGCTGCGGTAAAGAGGCCAATCACCATTAAGACCAATGCGCTCTTAAAAACGTTAGCCATCCGCATGGACCTACCTCCTTCTCGCTTGGAAGCGAGATTATCTTGAAACATGATTGTATTTCTCATAATGAAAGATTAAAACCGCAACTTTCCGGTTACAAAAACGTAAACTCTATTGTCGCCCGATGAGAACTTGTGTTGGCGGACATTAATGCTGTCGATCTCCCAAAGTGCCTGTAAGGCATTTGCCTAACAAGGCTTTCTGAATTCCAAAACAATCCCTGAATAAAGCATTTTGGGCCGCTAACAGTCAAGTGAAATTTGGCTCCTCTTCATTGCTTTTGTTTCCCAAGTAAAAGACTCTCAACCCCTTATTTTGTTTAATCATTTCCGCGAGTTTTTTGGTGATTGCCCATAGCCTGGACTGATCATTCGTCGTCGAATGACACGGCGAAGCTGTCTCGAATTGCCTGTTCGAAGGCTGAAACGACGTCATTGATGACCGGTCGACTCTGAGTTTCGAGTTCGATCGAGGTGATTTGGCTTGAGTCGAGACGGTGACCTTCGGGCCAAAGGGAGCAGAGATCGGATTCGTTCCAGTTGTCGAAGATGCGGACAGAACCGTGCTGAAGAAAGAAGTCGCCGGTACGAAACTGAGCGCTGCCGCAGATTTTGCGTCCGCGGACTGTAACTTCAAACGGGTTAAGCATTGCAAAACATGGATTTAGGTTGCTCCGGGCCGGAGTACCGGTTTGCGGCAATTCGGTTGTATTGATACCGAGCGACGCAAGCATTGCGGCTATGGACTGGGCAATGGCGCGGTATGTGCTCGTAAGCGAGAAGAACGCGGGATGACTTTTGCGATTGGCGATGATTGCATAGCAGATGTCGCCCTTGTGGAGAAGCGCTCTTCCACCGGTCGGCCGGGTTACCAGTCCGTAGTTGAGGCGTTGAATTTGATCGGGGATGACGACTTCTTCGGCAGTTTGATTGGTGCCGAGACTAATTGTCGGTCGGTCCCAGCAGTAGAAGCGGAGTGTCGGAGTTTCGGATTTGCCGGATTGGAGGTCATCGAGCAACTGGCGGTCGAGCGACATATTGTGTTCGCCGGTGAAAGTTCCAAATGGAAGGTAGCGCCAGTGCATTGGGGGAAGTTAGTGAAAAGGGTTGTTGGGGCAAGGGGCAAGAGAGTAAGGCGTTAGTTGTGGACGGCTGCCGCGCACAGAAGGAATTGGCAGGTTCCAAGGTTCCACCGACCGCTCCGGGGGTAAGTGAGCGACTGAACTGAACGTGAGGGCGCAGAGAAGAAGGTTCGACTGAAGTCGAAGCCCACAAAAGCTGGATTCCCGCTTTCGCGGGAATGACGGAACTAAAAATGAGGGCACAGAGAAAATGATGCGACTGAAAATGGTTTGACTGAAGTCGAACTCACAAGACTATTCTTGGGCGAGATGATATTGTTTCATCTTGAGGCGCAAGGTCGATTCGGGAATCGCGAGAAGTTCGGCGGCGTGTTTCTTGACCCACTTGGAATTGCGCAGAGCTTTGAGAATGTACTCGCGTTCGAGGCGGCCGAGGTGTTCGTACAGAGAGAAGCTGCCATTTTGAGTTGAATGGTCGGGTGACTCGCTGCGAGTTTGCTCAGTGATTCGGCGAGAAATCATGTAGCTGGAGATGACTTTGCGGTCGCCCGAAAGCAGGACCAGTTTCTTAAGTTCGTTTTCAAGTTCGCGAACGTTGCCGGGCCAATCGAAGTCGGCTAAGCAGTTGAATGCTTCGGGTTCGATTTTGACCTCGGCATCAAGTTTGGCGAGGAAATGCTTTATGAGCAAAGGAATGTCCTCGCGGCGTTCACGCAATGGCGGAAGACGGAAAGCAAATGTCGAGAGACGGTAGTACAAGTCCTGGCGGAATTGTCCGAGGTCCATCAGTTCGCGCAGGTCTTTATTGGTCGCAGAAATGACGCGGACGTCGACTTTGCGCGGGAAGGTTTCGCCCAAGCGAACGACTTCTTTTTCTTCGATGACGCGAAGCAGTTTAACCTGGATTGAAAGCGGCATGTCGCCGATTTCATCGAGGAAGAACGTGCCGCCATCGGCCTCTTCGAACAATCCGACCTTCTCCCCTTCGGCGCCGGTGAAGGCACCACGCTTGTAACCGAACAATTCGGATTCAAGCAGCGTTTCGGGAAGAGCGGCGCAATTGACGGAGATGAAACGACGGTCTTTGCGGTTCGAATTATAGTGAATGGCTTTTGCCAAGAGGTCTTTGCCGGTACCGGTTTCGCCTTCGATCTGAATTGAGATTGGCGAATCCTTGACTTGCATCACGCGATCGAGAATATCAAGAACATCGTGACTGGCCGTGATGATATTGGGGAAAGCGAGTTGTTTCTGGAGTTGATCCTTGAGGCGTCGATTGTCCTGAGTGAGGCGACGCTTCTGTTCTTCGGAAGACTTGAATCCAAGAATATCTGAGAAGGCGATGGCAAAATCAAGATTGGCTTTGGTGAAGCCGGACGCTGCCGGATCATCTTTGTCAATGTAGACCAAGCCGGAGACTTCTTCGGACAATTGGATCGGCAGTGAAATAAAGGCGCCGACACTTTCGGAGTTGAGCATCAAATAGTCGAACATCCGCTTGCGATCGCCGCCAAGATGAGTGACAAGCAATGGACGATCAAGCGGCAAGGAACCGCCGCGGCCATTGGCAAGTGATTTGGCGACCTTAGCAAGAGTCGTCGGTTCAAAGTCGATTGAAGCTAAAGTCTCGAACGAATGCTGATGGGTGTCATACGAGAAGATGAAAGCGCGATGACCGCCGATTTTGTTGCGGAGGACTTTGAGAGTGTCTTCAAGGCTTCCGCTCTTGAGACTGCCGTATTCTGCTGCAGTCAGGAATGAGCTGAAAAAGCTGTATTCGTTATCATTGGAAAGACCGGCATCAACCATATCGTCTTCGATGGCGAGACGCATGATGCGGCATTCTTCGATGGAGCGGTCATCCTGATATTTCGCAGAGAGCGATTCGCAATGCGCAAGATATTTGAGAGCTTCGTCATAATTGCGCGATTCGAATTCAAGTTGGCACAACTGGAAATGAGCATGAATTTTGAGCCAAGTGATTGGCAACTGATTCGCGAGACGAACGGATTGATTAAGGTATGACAGCGCCTTCTTATGAAATTCTGGCGACTTCAGAAGGGCTTTGCCGGCGGTGAAGTAAGCATAGGCAAGCTCGCGCAGTTCACCGGTTAGTTCGAGAGTCGCGACGGCTTCTTCGAAAAGCGCCACAGCCTGTACATATCTGCCGTTAGCGGCTTCAAGAGCGCCGAGGATTTTCTTGCAAGACGCGGTTTCGACAACTTCGCCGACGTGGTTAGCAACTTCAAGTCCGCGATTGGCGTGATCTAAAGCGAGTGCATAGTTTCCTGAGAAATATTCGAGTTCAGCGAGACGACGTTCGGTCTGGCTGATAATGGCACTTTCGGGAGCGATACGATTGCCGATTTCCAGAGCATAGGCGTAGTGTTGGCGCGCCATACGGCTGTCGCCCATTGCGTGCAATAACTCACCCATGTATTCGTGGTAAATCGAGCGTTCGCGCAATAGGTCATGCTTGCGAATCACATCGTAGGATTGCTCAAGAACACTGCGCGCCTCGGTGAATTCCTCGCGAAGATAGAGAACGTATCCGAGTGAAAGCAGATTCTTGGCAAGAGACGGCCCGCCGTCTGTGTGGCGGCAAAATTCGACACACTCGACCAAGGTCGCGTGAGCTTGATTCCATTCACCAAGGAGAATCTGGATACGAGCGCGGTTACCACGAGCACGGACGAGTGCCGTTTCGGAAACAGATTCGGTCTTCTTGAGATAGTCGATAGATTCGGAGAGAAACTTGTCGGACTGCTTGAACTCACCGCGGATGAAATAGATCTGTGCGAGTTTGTTGTAACAGCTGGTCAATTCGCTGTCGTTGTCGATTCGGCGGAAAGAACTGATGGCGTCGCGAATAAAGGCCTCGCCGGAACCAAGGTCGCCGAGCGCGACATAAAGTTTGCCGATGAGCGCCTGGATGCGGCCAATGATCAAGTTCTCAGCTGTATTGGAGACTATCGAGTAGGCTCTGCGTGCGAGTGAAAGGACTTCCAACGGCGGTTTTTGATGAATCTCAATCGCGGCTTGGAGGTAGTAGTATTCTCCGGCAATGACAGAGTTAGGCTCTTGCGCAATTATGGGCGCAAGTGTCCCTATTTCTAACTTGGCTTCAACAAACTTGTTTTCGCTGATTAGCGATTGGATAAACTTAAGTTTGTCAGC
This is a stretch of genomic DNA from bacterium. It encodes these proteins:
- a CDS encoding TonB-dependent receptor; translated protein: MANVFKSALVLMVIGLFTAASVFAGSTGRVKGKITNKKTKEPVPFAVVQIDGTTMGAQADPNGEYLIINVPPGMYSITATLTGWISVRTEKVEIRVDATIPVDFAMEESIVETEAQIVTADRDLLRVTETANLRQITAESIKNMPVATVSELLKAQVGVVERFGEIHFRGGRSNEVTYVVDGVAVKDPLGGRGAVDQAMNISNNVVEDLQIIKGGFDAEYGNATSGIVNITTKAGSDVTKAEFEYFTDDFGTSILNKNSNNYDRGEFNLSGPDPILANRLLPKLGINWFADKVFYSIQAAAEKTDGYISYKDYFTPTTQRGFKTRSILGLFDLEDRMQNSYEAQVNVRYEASANIRLNLRFRGSWDNNTTFAWTHINVPSYAPVVNEESATYSAQLTHQIDKSTFYTITLSRYNRNYTEMPGDPNRPGEGKTPGDFIQFSDYEAYLDRNNNGVFDSPEPFVNSNGDTSWVWGGDFYTFGDAYTTADGLWPRIPQEIDPEFRGVESAHQGIANSRGVVDTIYTDWNGNGVVDFYESEQFVDVNGDGKWNSGDILLIDTNRNGVYDRNRADITNIDVGEPYTDGDLVLGEPFTDVNLNGVYDAGIDIFVMAVDPAVNQDLNRNSKYDGPKDAWLPGTPFKDLNGNGIYDAKNSIYDAGEPFKDLNKNGSYDRRDGFYDYGSDQWSLYHDRSAVRYTADFKVNKAFSKEHEVKTGLNLDINELSYIELQYPDFPYDGTPDGGAWPDRGVFRDFYERSPITGAVFLQDRMEYGAMIANIGLRYDFFIQSAELKQNESTDQLETKTILGSQNRFSPRIGFSYPISDKAKVYFNYGHFNQLPDLNVMYRRATQSSSAFGIIGNENLDYQKTIQYEFGVNYVMSNDYVLGLSGFYKDIFGIINSQREGTGPLQRNVYQNSDYARTRGFEAELEKLYGNYIQGTFTYEYSFAYGKSSDESSNYFDDFYNRSIPIQEFPLNWDVRHQISLNLDFEIPVDDHPELFGLKLPDNWGANLIWQFGSGFPYTPDRDYPGLRLLPGESPQTNSLRYPSTSNVDIRTYKRIPFMGMTYTVTMWVNNLFDNKNIDFIYGLTGRYNSNSKLTGSNYVLEGTPINSDPTNLGPGRNIRLGIGVEF
- a CDS encoding lipoate--protein ligase family protein; this encodes MHWRYLPFGTFTGEHNMSLDRQLLDDLQSGKSETPTLRFYCWDRPTISLGTNQTAEEVVIPDQIQRLNYGLVTRPTGGRALLHKGDICYAIIANRKSHPAFFSLTSTYRAIAQSIAAMLASLGINTTELPQTGTPARSNLNPCFAMLNPFEVTVRGRKICGSAQFRTGDFFLQHGSVRIFDNWNESDLCSLWPEGHRLDSSQITSIELETQSRPVINDVVSAFEQAIRDSFAVSFDDE
- a CDS encoding sigma 54-interacting transcriptional regulator: MSSRIGNALTETADKLKFIQSLISENKFVEAKLEIGTLAPIIAQEPNSVIAGEYYYLQAAIEIHQKPPLEVLSLARRAYSIVSNTAENLIIGRIQALIGKLYVALGDLGSGEAFIRDAISSFRRIDNDSELTSCYNKLAQIYFIRGEFKQSDKFLSESIDYLKKTESVSETALVRARGNRARIQILLGEWNQAHATLVECVEFCRHTDGGPSLAKNLLSLGYVLYLREEFTEARSVLEQSYDVIRKHDLLRERSIYHEYMGELLHAMGDSRMARQHYAYALEIGNRIAPESAIISQTERRLAELEYFSGNYALALDHANRGLEVANHVGEVVETASCKKILGALEAANGRYVQAVALFEEAVATLELTGELRELAYAYFTAGKALLKSPEFHKKALSYLNQSVRLANQLPITWLKIHAHFQLCQLEFESRNYDEALKYLAHCESLSAKYQDDRSIEECRIMRLAIEDDMVDAGLSNDNEYSFFSSFLTAAEYGSLKSGSLEDTLKVLRNKIGGHRAFIFSYDTHQHSFETLASIDFEPTTLAKVAKSLANGRGGSLPLDRPLLVTHLGGDRKRMFDYLMLNSESVGAFISLPIQLSEEVSGLVYIDKDDPAASGFTKANLDFAIAFSDILGFKSSEEQKRRLTQDNRRLKDQLQKQLAFPNIITASHDVLDILDRVMQVKDSPISIQIEGETGTGKDLLAKAIHYNSNRKDRRFISVNCAALPETLLESELFGYKRGAFTGAEGEKVGLFEEADGGTFFLDEIGDMPLSIQVKLLRVIEEKEVVRLGETFPRKVDVRVISATNKDLRELMDLGQFRQDLYYRLSTFAFRLPPLRERREDIPLLIKHFLAKLDAEVKIEPEAFNCLADFDWPGNVRELENELKKLVLLSGDRKVISSYMISRRITEQTRSESPDHSTQNGSFSLYEHLGRLEREYILKALRNSKWVKKHAAELLAIPESTLRLKMKQYHLAQE